The Lutra lutra chromosome 10, mLutLut1.2, whole genome shotgun sequence genome contains a region encoding:
- the LOC125079910 gene encoding uncharacterized protein C2orf16-like: MRGVPQLDGHQCKTPAPCPDLEPGPLCPLTKPETPHAKTSVEDTRGGGGHLEHLYSRGRHVANWRFPKPIARDLPCSSVRSEETTTKVSHRMKRSCFVVTDDFIERGFCRRKLAEAWTGRAIRSCTGSRWGHSSWTGSSRGHSSWTGSSRAYSSWTGSSRVCSSWTGSSKRGHSSRTGSRVTHSLKSSSTVCSSWTGSSHRSHSPPWSPHRSHSPPWSPHMSHSLPWSPHRSHSWSRNRLAHSSTRACSSRRGHSSRSRSPHSRSHSPHSRSRSPHSRSHSPHSRSHSPHSCSPHSWSRSPHSRSRSPRNSHSSPWFWWVEGGAAPSIRSCRDIPLVVACATPGTCHLLRAMTAELEL, from the exons ATGAGGGGGGTCCCACAGCTGGACGGTCACCAGTGTAAGACTCCAGCCCCATGTCCTGACCTGGAGCCCGGACCTCTGTGCCCCCTCACCAAGCCTGAGACGCCCCATGCCAAAACCTCGGTGGAGGACACTCGGGGCGGTGGAGGACACTTGGAGCACCTGTATTCGCGGGGGCGGCACGTGGCCAACTGGCGTTTCCCCAAGCCCATTGCCAGAGACCTTCCTTGTTCATCTGTGCGCAGTGAAGAGACCACAACGAAAGTGTCACACCGAATGAAACGAAGTTGTTTCGTGGTGACCGATGACTTTATTGAAAGGGGATTTTG CCGTAGGAAGTTAGCAGAAGCCTGGACGGGCCGTGCCATCAGATCTTGCACTGGCAGCAGATGGGGAcacagcagctggactgggagcagcaggggacacagcagctggactgggagcagcagggcttacagcagctggactgggagcagcagggtttgcagcagctggactgggagcagcaAACGGGGACACAGCAGCAGGACTGGCAGCAGGGTGACCCACAGCCTGAAGAGCAGCAGCACGGTTTgcagcagctggactgggagcag ccacaggagccacagccccccttggagcccccacaggagccacagccccccttggagcccccacaTGAGCCACAGCCTcccttggagcccccacaggagccacagctggAGCAGGAACAGGCTGGCACACAGCAGCACACGGGCTTGCAGCAGCAGACGGGGACACAGCAGCCGGAGCCGCAGCCCCCACAGCCggagccacagcccccacagccggagccgcagcccccacagccggagccacagcccccacagccggagccacagcccccacagCTGCAGCCCCCACAGCTGGAGCCGCAGCCCCCACAGCCGGAGCCGCAGCCCCCGGAACAGCCACAGCAGCCCATGGTTCTGGTGGGTTGAGGGTGGAGCAG CTCCTTCCATCCGCAGCTGCCGTGACATCCCGCTCGTGGTGGCCTGTG CAACGCCCGGTACTTGCCACCTGCTCAGAGCTATGACGGCGGAGCTCGAGCTGTGA